One Egicoccus halophilus genomic region harbors:
- a CDS encoding DUF3488 and transglutaminase-like domain-containing protein: MRRRDALLALATLVLLLATVPAYDRVFAEPSWRGPAMAAGVLALVLAAVLRALRLPWWAALAASVAGLAVLTSVLHLPDAPLLPGTEQWHRVRELFAVARTEVRETPSPAPVLPGLLLLVTTGFWTVAHVAHDVVVRWRRSGLGMVPVLVLWAVPLAIRSDDARAWITAVPFLAAAGLLLLFSAPDTLPGPARRLPRAPAGGLAVGALAVTVAVLAPGVLPGYGEPAWVDVGRGNDPRGYQPIVDVAERLQLPTERDVLRVSSERRTYLRLAGLDSFDGHTWRLGPSDQGSYRPDPASLHAASDVLPPEQEAAASEPLFVDVEVLALENIYVPVPYQPVQVLGPQRNEMVWSTEGGFLATWDTVDGELSGQPRVGVREGVNYRVQASRPTPAYEQLLDAEPDAATRERFTRLPRSYPGLREQAEQVYAAADATSTVDRALALQRWFIGDEGGFAYDLDVPPLRGDQALERFVLEDKVGYCEYFATAMAVMLRETGIPARVAVGFLPGRVSAPADPALGRDVDEYTVSTRDAHAWVEVLFPGYGWITFEPTPRDDSTQMVPREDDLSPLENERERAAREREEADTDDDGPSSNPQLPTQQPPLPEQDAAPPQAQAPEAGTQGDQRARWPLALVGLGLGAVALLTLRSQRTRTRSAGTDPAARVITAQRRLLATGAAFGIGRRPAETTPQVLARWAAEGRVDPTHGASFARLAQQAAFGGAVDEADAAAAETLAADLEDRVRASVDTRDRLLAPVRVPMDQGLARTRTLVGSVRDRLGP; the protein is encoded by the coding sequence ATGAGGCGACGCGACGCGCTGCTCGCCCTGGCCACGTTGGTGCTGCTGCTGGCCACCGTTCCGGCCTACGACCGGGTCTTCGCCGAACCGTCCTGGCGCGGCCCGGCGATGGCGGCCGGCGTGCTCGCCCTGGTGCTGGCGGCCGTGCTGCGGGCCCTACGGCTGCCGTGGTGGGCGGCGCTGGCCGCCTCGGTGGCTGGCCTTGCGGTGCTCACGTCCGTCCTGCACCTGCCCGACGCCCCGCTGCTGCCGGGGACGGAGCAGTGGCACCGGGTCCGGGAGCTGTTCGCCGTCGCCCGCACCGAGGTGCGCGAGACACCGTCGCCCGCACCCGTGCTTCCGGGTCTGTTGTTGCTGGTCACCACCGGCTTCTGGACCGTCGCCCACGTCGCCCACGACGTCGTCGTGCGGTGGCGACGCAGCGGTCTCGGGATGGTTCCGGTGCTCGTGCTGTGGGCCGTACCGCTGGCGATCCGCTCCGACGACGCCCGGGCCTGGATCACGGCCGTGCCGTTCCTGGCCGCGGCGGGGCTGTTGCTGCTGTTCTCGGCTCCCGACACGCTGCCCGGGCCGGCGCGACGGCTGCCGCGCGCCCCGGCCGGTGGCCTCGCCGTCGGCGCCCTGGCCGTCACCGTCGCGGTCCTCGCACCGGGCGTGCTTCCCGGCTACGGCGAGCCGGCCTGGGTGGACGTCGGTCGCGGCAACGACCCCCGTGGCTACCAGCCGATCGTGGACGTCGCCGAGCGCCTGCAGCTGCCGACCGAGCGCGACGTGCTGCGCGTCTCCAGCGAACGCCGCACCTACCTGCGGCTGGCCGGGCTCGACAGCTTCGACGGCCACACCTGGCGGCTCGGGCCGAGCGATCAGGGGTCCTACCGTCCGGACCCGGCCTCGCTGCACGCGGCCTCGGACGTGCTTCCCCCCGAACAGGAGGCGGCCGCCAGCGAGCCGCTGTTCGTCGACGTCGAGGTGCTCGCCCTCGAGAACATCTACGTCCCGGTGCCCTATCAGCCGGTGCAGGTGCTCGGTCCGCAACGCAACGAGATGGTGTGGTCCACCGAGGGTGGCTTCCTGGCCACGTGGGACACCGTGGACGGCGAGTTGTCGGGCCAGCCGCGCGTGGGCGTGCGCGAGGGCGTCAACTACCGCGTGCAGGCCTCCCGGCCGACGCCGGCCTACGAGCAGCTGCTGGACGCGGAACCCGACGCCGCGACCCGCGAACGCTTCACGCGGCTGCCACGCTCGTACCCCGGGCTGCGTGAGCAGGCCGAGCAGGTCTACGCGGCCGCCGACGCCACGAGCACCGTCGACCGCGCCCTCGCCCTCCAGCGCTGGTTCATCGGTGATGAGGGCGGATTCGCCTACGACCTCGACGTGCCCCCGCTGCGGGGCGACCAGGCCCTCGAGCGCTTCGTCCTGGAGGACAAGGTCGGCTACTGCGAGTACTTCGCGACCGCCATGGCGGTGATGCTGCGCGAGACGGGCATCCCGGCGCGCGTCGCGGTGGGCTTCCTGCCCGGCCGGGTGTCCGCCCCCGCCGATCCCGCACTCGGGCGCGACGTCGACGAGTACACCGTCTCCACCCGCGACGCCCACGCCTGGGTCGAGGTGCTCTTCCCCGGGTACGGCTGGATCACCTTCGAGCCGACGCCCCGCGACGACAGCACGCAGATGGTCCCGCGCGAGGACGACCTCTCCCCGCTGGAGAACGAACGCGAGCGGGCGGCGCGTGAGCGCGAGGAGGCCGACACCGACGACGACGGGCCCTCGTCCAACCCGCAGCTGCCCACGCAGCAGCCACCGCTGCCCGAGCAGGACGCGGCGCCCCCGCAGGCGCAGGCGCCGGAGGCCGGCACGCAGGGCGACCAGCGCGCCCGCTGGCCGCTGGCGCTGGTGGGGTTGGGGCTCGGCGCCGTCGCCCTGCTGACGCTGCGCTCGCAACGGACGCGCACCCGTAGCGCGGGCACGGACCCCGCCGCTCGCGTGATCACCGCCCAGCGACGGCTGCTGGCCACCGGGGCCGCGTTCGGGATCGGGCGGCGGCCGGCGGAGACCACACCGCAGGTGCTCGCGCGATGGGCCGCCGAGGGGCGTGTCGATCCCACCCACGGCGCCAGCTTCGCCCGACTGGCACAGCAGGCGGCGTTCGGCGGTGCCGTCGACGAAGCGGACGCTGCGGCGGCCGAGACCCTGGCGGCGGACCTCGAGGACCGCGTCCGCGCCTCGGTGGACACCCGTGACCGGCTCCTCGCACCGGTGCGCGTGCCGATGGACCAGGGCCTGGCGCGCACGCGCACGCTCGTGGGCAGCGTGCGGGACCGCCTGGGGCCGTGA
- a CDS encoding DUF58 domain-containing protein — MPPRSVRTTLGPLTERGLGLSGAGIVLWVAARTFGIPELQMAAVGVFALLVLALSFLLLGSTRLRVERLVRPGRLFHDATGEVELTVTNTSRLPTATLALRDRVPATLSSQTTTVVGPLRGGARTTVRYPVRGLQRGRFDVGPLTVSLRDPFGVVARRRVIGDPATLTVYPPVWRLPDGVPIGGATSSGGEGRPRPQPSGEDLANVREYVRGDDLRTVHWASTAHRGKLMVRQAESPQDPRVVLLLDVRRARHRGQGPSSSFETAVSAAASITYHVSARGRQVALVDRPLLAGPLVLPWQQWLERLADAEPDEVDLTALLQQVARGTAGDGTLVVVSTVPEPAELRLLVRAGRGFSTRIAVLVDAASHAGRPDVEVARAVAASAAALRAAGWRVTVVAAGDRFDDRWQELLRRPRLGAGA; from the coding sequence GTGCCGCCGCGATCGGTGCGCACCACCCTCGGCCCGTTGACCGAGCGGGGTCTCGGCCTGTCCGGCGCCGGGATCGTGCTGTGGGTGGCCGCGCGCACCTTCGGGATCCCGGAGCTGCAGATGGCCGCCGTCGGCGTGTTCGCCCTGCTGGTGCTCGCCCTGTCGTTCCTCCTGCTGGGCTCCACCCGCCTGCGCGTCGAGCGCCTCGTGCGCCCGGGGCGGCTGTTCCACGACGCGACCGGCGAGGTGGAGCTGACCGTGACCAACACCAGCCGGCTGCCGACCGCCACGCTGGCGCTGCGCGACCGGGTACCGGCGACGCTCAGCTCGCAGACGACCACGGTCGTCGGGCCGTTGCGCGGTGGCGCGCGGACCACCGTGCGTTATCCGGTGCGTGGGCTGCAGCGCGGACGCTTCGACGTCGGCCCGCTCACCGTCTCCCTGCGCGACCCGTTCGGTGTGGTCGCCCGACGTCGGGTGATCGGGGATCCGGCGACGCTGACGGTCTACCCGCCGGTGTGGCGGCTGCCGGACGGTGTGCCCATCGGCGGGGCCACCAGCTCGGGAGGCGAGGGCCGCCCGCGCCCCCAACCCAGCGGGGAGGACCTCGCCAACGTGCGGGAGTACGTGCGCGGCGACGACCTGCGGACGGTGCACTGGGCCAGCACCGCCCACCGCGGCAAGCTGATGGTGCGCCAGGCCGAGTCGCCCCAGGATCCGCGGGTGGTGCTGCTCCTCGACGTCCGGCGCGCCCGTCACCGGGGACAGGGCCCCTCGTCGAGCTTCGAGACGGCGGTCTCGGCCGCCGCGAGCATCACCTACCACGTGTCCGCACGTGGACGACAGGTCGCTCTCGTCGACCGGCCGCTGCTGGCCGGTCCGCTCGTGCTGCCGTGGCAGCAGTGGCTGGAACGCCTCGCCGACGCGGAACCCGACGAGGTCGACCTCACGGCCCTGCTGCAACAGGTCGCGCGTGGCACGGCCGGGGACGGCACGCTCGTCGTGGTGTCCACGGTGCCCGAGCCGGCCGAGCTCCGACTGCTGGTGCGGGCGGGCCGCGGGTTCTCGACCCGCATCGCGGTCCTCGTCGACGCCGCCAGTCATGCCGGACGCCCCGACGTCGAGGTCGCCCGCGCCGTCGCCGCGAGCGCGGCCGCGTTGCGGGCGGCCGGCTGGCGGGTGACCGTGGTCGCCGCCGGCGACCGGTTCGACGACCGCTGGCAGGAACTGCTCCGCCGCCCCCGCCTGGGAGCCGGCGCATGA
- a CDS encoding AAA family ATPase, whose protein sequence is MRRRPDLSSVGTTLEAIERNVTGVVRGKPREVRLALVTLLAEGHLLVEDVPGVGKTMLAKALARSIDCSVARVQFTPDLLPSDVTGVTVYSPDTGDFEFRPGPIFANLVLGDEINRAGPKTQSALLESMEERTVTIDGTTHELARPFMVIATQNPIELEGTYPLPEAQRDRFLMRISIGYPHQDDELEILRTHGGVDRVRELRPVADAAAVADAILAIRDVHVDDAVARYLVALCRATRAHPEVELGASPRASLALLRACRAAAAVAGRDYVVPDDAKELAPHVLPHRLILRPEAQLAGHDPLHVVLDVVDGVPAPTE, encoded by the coding sequence ATGCGGCGTCGACCCGATCTCTCGTCGGTCGGCACGACGCTGGAGGCGATCGAGCGCAACGTCACGGGCGTGGTCCGGGGCAAGCCGCGCGAGGTGCGTCTCGCCCTCGTGACCCTGCTCGCCGAGGGCCACCTGCTGGTCGAGGACGTGCCCGGCGTCGGCAAGACCATGCTGGCCAAGGCCCTGGCCCGTTCGATCGACTGCTCGGTCGCACGCGTGCAGTTCACCCCGGACCTGCTGCCCTCGGACGTCACGGGCGTGACCGTCTACTCGCCCGACACCGGGGACTTCGAGTTCCGCCCGGGACCGATCTTCGCCAACCTGGTGCTGGGTGACGAGATCAACCGTGCCGGACCCAAGACGCAGTCCGCGCTGCTCGAGTCGATGGAGGAGCGCACGGTCACGATCGACGGCACCACCCACGAGCTGGCGCGACCGTTCATGGTGATCGCCACGCAGAACCCGATCGAGCTCGAGGGCACCTATCCGCTGCCCGAGGCGCAGCGCGACCGGTTCCTGATGCGGATCTCGATCGGCTACCCGCACCAGGACGACGAGCTCGAGATCCTACGGACCCACGGCGGCGTCGACCGGGTGCGCGAGTTGCGCCCGGTCGCCGACGCGGCCGCGGTCGCCGACGCCATCCTCGCGATCCGCGACGTCCACGTCGACGACGCCGTCGCCCGGTACCTCGTGGCGTTGTGCCGGGCCACGCGCGCCCACCCGGAGGTCGAGCTCGGGGCCTCGCCGCGCGCCTCGCTGGCCCTGCTGCGTGCCTGCCGCGCAGCCGCGGCCGTGGCGGGCCGAGACTACGTCGTGCCCGACGACGCCAAGGAGCTGGCGCCACACGTCCTGCCGCACCGGCTGATCCTGCGCCCGGAGGCGCAGCTCGCCGGCCACGATCCGCTGCACGTCGTGCTGGACGTCGTCGACGGCGTCCCGGCGCCCACGGAGTGA
- a CDS encoding TetR/AcrR family transcriptional regulator — protein MSADPGVPARTTRGERTAARLRAAARAVFADRGYAAARVEDVVAEAGVSHGTFYTYFENKAGALDALIDETAGQLQAVVDEPWEGTDVLTTIAAVIDRFVDVFSQHGDVVRTWLEASAHDQHFRDRLREVRTGYVERVAQNLGPALDSTPHDPQVAAAALVAMVEGYATQGMTSDDEEQRASVVRTLASIWFGGLLRLMDPSTS, from the coding sequence GTGTCTGCTGACCCGGGCGTGCCCGCGCGCACGACGCGGGGCGAGCGCACCGCCGCCCGGCTGCGCGCGGCTGCGCGCGCCGTGTTCGCGGACCGCGGCTACGCCGCCGCCCGCGTGGAGGACGTCGTCGCCGAGGCCGGGGTGAGCCACGGCACGTTCTACACCTACTTCGAGAACAAGGCCGGTGCCCTCGACGCCCTCATCGACGAGACGGCCGGCCAGCTGCAGGCGGTGGTCGACGAGCCCTGGGAGGGCACGGACGTCCTGACCACGATCGCGGCCGTCATCGACCGCTTCGTCGACGTGTTCTCGCAACACGGCGACGTCGTCCGCACCTGGCTGGAGGCCAGTGCGCACGACCAGCACTTCCGCGACCGCCTCCGCGAGGTGCGCACCGGGTACGTCGAACGGGTGGCGCAGAACCTCGGTCCGGCGCTCGACAGCACGCCCCACGACCCGCAGGTGGCCGCGGCGGCGCTCGTGGCGATGGTCGAGGGGTACGCGACGCAGGGCATGACCAGCGACGACGAGGAGCAGCGCGCCTCGGTCGTGCGCACGCTGGCGTCGATCTGGTTCGGTGGACTGCTGCGGCTCATGGACCCGTCCACCTCGTAG
- the mraZ gene encoding division/cell wall cluster transcriptional repressor MraZ — protein MFLGEHQHTLDAKGRVILPARFRERLSGGLVFAPSQDRCIDVYPATAFERRVEELRAVPREDQRARAYLRVFLAGAHQETPDAQGRVTIPPRLRAYAGLDKDLTVNGADEKVEIWDRSTWEQYRDAAEEAFANLDAPFTV, from the coding sequence TTGTTCCTCGGAGAGCACCAGCACACGCTGGACGCCAAGGGGCGCGTGATCCTGCCTGCACGCTTCCGCGAGCGGCTGTCCGGTGGCCTGGTGTTCGCCCCCTCCCAGGACCGCTGCATCGACGTCTACCCCGCCACCGCGTTCGAACGCCGGGTCGAGGAACTCCGGGCGGTACCGCGCGAGGACCAGCGCGCGCGGGCCTACCTGCGCGTGTTCCTCGCCGGCGCCCATCAGGAGACCCCCGACGCCCAGGGGCGCGTGACCATCCCGCCGCGGCTGCGTGCCTACGCGGGGCTCGACAAGGACCTCACCGTCAACGGTGCGGACGAGAAGGTCGAGATCTGGGACCGCAGCACCTGGGAGCAGTACCGCGACGCCGCCGAGGAGGCCTTCGCCAACCTCGACGCCCCGTTCACCGTCTGA
- the rsmH gene encoding 16S rRNA (cytosine(1402)-N(4))-methyltransferase RsmH: MTLPEQHGAPGSSGPPHVPVLLDRVVALFADAPEGVYLDGTLGAAGHAAAVLEARARRHGRASLVGLDRDPHALALAETRLARVGDAVETTLVRTRFDALGEVLDGLGIERVAGIFLDLGISSMHVDEAARGFSYRQDGPLDMRMDPDLPRSAADLVNQLEPRELARILRRFGDERFADRIARAVVAARPLTRTTELAEVVRNAIPAAARRTGGHPATRTFQALRIAVNGELEALEQVLPAALERLATGGVLAVLSYHSLEDRPVKRAFAAAATGCVCPPNLPVCACGRTPLVEHVIRKPERPDADEVAVNPRATAARLRAVRRLESHP, translated from the coding sequence ATGACCCTGCCCGAGCAGCACGGCGCCCCCGGTTCCTCCGGGCCGCCGCACGTCCCGGTCCTGCTGGACCGGGTCGTCGCGCTGTTCGCCGACGCACCCGAGGGGGTGTACCTGGACGGCACGCTCGGGGCGGCGGGACACGCGGCGGCCGTGCTCGAGGCCCGGGCGCGGCGCCACGGCCGTGCGTCCCTGGTCGGCCTCGACCGCGACCCGCACGCGCTGGCGCTGGCCGAGACCCGCCTGGCGCGCGTCGGTGACGCGGTGGAGACCACCCTGGTGCGCACCCGGTTCGACGCGCTCGGCGAGGTCCTCGACGGGCTCGGGATCGAGCGGGTCGCCGGGATCTTCCTCGACCTGGGCATCTCGTCGATGCACGTCGACGAGGCCGCCCGGGGGTTCAGCTACCGCCAGGACGGTCCGCTCGACATGCGCATGGACCCGGACCTGCCGCGCTCGGCGGCCGATCTGGTCAACCAGCTCGAGCCACGGGAGCTGGCCCGCATCCTGCGCCGGTTCGGGGACGAACGGTTCGCGGACCGCATCGCACGGGCCGTCGTGGCCGCACGACCGCTGACACGCACGACCGAGCTGGCCGAGGTCGTGCGCAACGCCATCCCGGCGGCTGCCCGCCGGACCGGTGGGCACCCGGCAACCCGCACCTTCCAGGCCCTGCGCATCGCCGTGAACGGCGAGCTCGAGGCCCTCGAGCAGGTCCTGCCGGCCGCCCTCGAGCGGCTCGCCACGGGCGGTGTCCTGGCGGTCCTGAGCTACCACTCCCTGGAGGACCGGCCGGTCAAGCGGGCGTTCGCCGCCGCGGCGACCGGCTGTGTCTGTCCGCCGAACCTGCCGGTGTGCGCCTGCGGCCGCACGCCACTGGTCGAGCACGTCATCCGCAAGCCCGAGCGGCCCGACGCCGACGAGGTCGCCGTCAACCCCCGTGCCACCGCGGCCCGCCTGCGTGCGGTCCGCCGCCTGGAGTCCCACCCGTGA
- a CDS encoding peptidoglycan D,D-transpeptidase FtsI family protein — translation MTEQPRRLRALAASRVQRSARETGTRRIRWMLLIYGLLFALTFGQLINVQVVQGPDYADRGVRQRARIVDLAATRGRIYDREGDVLATSVQSASVYVDPRAYRPGETPDGQVVPAAGDSREVAEALAPLLDLRADDVRDRLERDAHFVYLGRQLDWEVGERIRELELPGVGVLAEPQRVYPAGPLAGQIVGFTGIDGEGLQGLEEQYDQVLRGRSGVLTFDQAPGGLGITSGTRELQPSEPGTDLVLTLDRDVQYAAEQAAANAVEEHDAAAASVVVLDVDTFEVLGMASSPGFDPNDRGNSDPETWRNRAVTDVFEPGSVQKALTVAAALEEGLVSATSARPTSRSVQAGGRTFRDPHPFPGAQWTLGDMVERSSNVGTIELAQQLGPERLYDYLREFGYAQPTGVGFPGESSGLLMPTENWWGTSLPTISIGQGVAVTLMQLATSYATLANDGVARTPRIVRGTVGEDGRLTPTASGGERRVVSPDTAGQVRSLLERAVSGEHGTGGRAAVEGYSVAGKTGTARKPSVDARGYSGEYVATFVGFAPVEDPEVVVAVMVDEPGPVFYGGLVAAPVFSEVMAATLAARRVAPDGGSPSLDVVMDEARLVAAETAALESEALPADDPGSPPVGDPVGD, via the coding sequence ATGACCGAGCAGCCGCGTCGGCTCCGCGCCCTGGCCGCCTCCCGCGTCCAGCGGTCCGCGCGGGAGACCGGGACCCGCCGGATCCGCTGGATGCTGCTCATCTACGGGTTGCTGTTCGCGTTGACCTTCGGTCAACTGATCAACGTCCAGGTCGTGCAGGGCCCCGACTACGCCGATCGTGGCGTTCGTCAGCGGGCGCGGATCGTCGACCTGGCGGCGACGCGCGGGCGCATCTACGACCGTGAGGGGGACGTGCTCGCGACCAGCGTGCAGTCGGCCTCGGTGTACGTCGACCCGCGCGCCTACCGGCCGGGGGAGACCCCCGACGGACAGGTCGTCCCGGCGGCCGGGGACAGCCGCGAGGTCGCCGAGGCGCTCGCGCCGCTGCTCGACCTGCGGGCCGACGACGTGCGCGACCGCCTCGAGCGCGACGCCCACTTCGTCTACCTCGGCCGTCAGCTGGACTGGGAGGTCGGCGAGCGCATCCGCGAGCTGGAGCTGCCGGGCGTCGGCGTGCTCGCCGAGCCGCAGCGGGTCTACCCGGCCGGACCGCTGGCCGGGCAGATCGTCGGGTTCACCGGCATCGACGGCGAGGGACTGCAGGGGCTCGAGGAGCAGTACGACCAGGTCCTCAGGGGCCGATCGGGGGTACTGACCTTCGATCAGGCACCGGGCGGGCTCGGGATCACCTCGGGCACCCGCGAGCTCCAGCCGTCCGAGCCGGGGACCGATCTGGTCCTGACCCTCGACCGGGACGTGCAGTACGCCGCGGAGCAGGCGGCGGCCAACGCCGTGGAGGAGCACGACGCCGCCGCCGCCAGCGTGGTCGTGCTCGACGTCGACACCTTCGAGGTGCTCGGCATGGCCTCGAGCCCCGGCTTCGACCCCAACGACCGCGGCAACAGCGACCCCGAGACGTGGCGCAACCGCGCCGTCACCGACGTGTTCGAGCCTGGATCGGTGCAGAAGGCGCTGACCGTCGCGGCGGCGCTCGAGGAAGGGCTGGTGTCGGCGACGTCCGCGAGGCCCACGAGCCGCAGCGTGCAGGCCGGAGGCCGGACCTTCCGCGACCCGCACCCGTTTCCCGGGGCGCAGTGGACGCTCGGTGACATGGTCGAGCGCTCCAGCAACGTCGGCACCATCGAACTCGCCCAGCAGCTGGGCCCGGAGCGGCTGTACGACTACCTGCGGGAGTTCGGGTACGCGCAGCCGACCGGCGTGGGATTCCCGGGGGAGTCCAGCGGGCTGCTCATGCCGACCGAGAACTGGTGGGGGACCTCGCTGCCCACCATCTCCATCGGCCAGGGCGTGGCCGTGACGCTGATGCAGTTGGCCACCTCCTACGCCACGTTGGCCAACGACGGCGTGGCCAGGACCCCGCGCATCGTGCGCGGCACGGTCGGCGAGGACGGTCGTCTGACGCCGACGGCGTCGGGCGGCGAGCGACGCGTGGTCTCTCCCGACACCGCCGGGCAGGTCCGTTCGCTGCTCGAGCGCGCCGTGAGCGGCGAGCACGGCACGGGCGGACGGGCGGCCGTCGAGGGCTACAGCGTGGCCGGCAAGACCGGCACCGCCCGCAAGCCCAGCGTCGACGCGCGCGGCTACTCCGGCGAGTACGTCGCGACCTTCGTCGGGTTCGCACCGGTCGAGGACCCCGAGGTCGTGGTGGCCGTGATGGTCGACGAACCCGGACCGGTGTTCTACGGCGGCCTGGTCGCGGCTCCGGTCTTCAGCGAGGTCATGGCGGCCACGCTCGCCGCCCGGAGGGTCGCGCCCGACGGGGGGTCCCCGAGTCTGGACGTGGTGATGGACGAGGCCCGGCTCGTGGCCGCGGAGACGGCCGCGCTCGAGTCCGAGGCGCTGCCCGCCGACGACCCGGGTTCACCGCCGGTCGGCGACCCGGTGGGTGACTAG
- a CDS encoding UDP-N-acetylmuramoyl-L-alanyl-D-glutamate--2,6-diaminopimelate ligase, which translates to MTAYLSEVAAALPGARQRGDDVVVVDATHDSRQVVQDGLFCAIRGATVDGHDHAAQAVADGARALLVDHWLDLPVAQVLVSDVRAAAGPAAAVVHGRPTDQLCVVGVTGTNGKTTTAYLLEAAFAAHGTGVGVIGTVETRVHGEAQPGVRTTPEGTDLQRLLRHMRDRGADAVAMEVSSHGLDLHRVDGTRFAVAAWTNLTQDHLDWHGTMEAYFAAKARLFTSAFAGRGVVHLDGPWARRLLEVSEIPVVTVGRDEAADVRIVDEVADVTGSRARLVGREIDLPIATRLPGRFNTTNAALAVLSAIEAGVPAAVAAEGVAACPGAPGRLERVEAGQPFTVLVDYAHTADAVEQALETVRDLLEPDRRVVVVLGAGGDRDRAKRAPMGAAAARADVAVLTSDNPRSEDPGAILAAVADGARAAVAAGAPASVHTELDRRRAIALALALAAPGDVVVIAGKGHETGQQFADRTLPFDDRLVARELLEGSQE; encoded by the coding sequence GTGACGGCGTACCTGTCCGAAGTCGCTGCCGCCCTGCCCGGGGCGCGGCAGCGGGGCGACGACGTCGTGGTCGTCGACGCGACCCACGACAGCCGCCAGGTGGTGCAGGACGGCCTGTTCTGCGCGATCCGGGGGGCCACGGTGGACGGCCACGACCACGCCGCCCAGGCCGTGGCCGACGGGGCCCGCGCGCTGCTGGTCGATCACTGGCTCGACCTGCCCGTCGCCCAGGTGCTGGTGTCGGACGTGCGCGCGGCGGCCGGTCCGGCGGCGGCCGTCGTCCACGGCCGCCCGACCGACCAGTTGTGCGTGGTGGGCGTGACCGGCACCAACGGCAAGACCACCACGGCCTACCTGCTGGAGGCGGCGTTCGCGGCCCACGGGACGGGGGTCGGCGTCATCGGCACGGTCGAGACCCGGGTGCACGGTGAGGCCCAACCGGGCGTGCGCACCACACCGGAGGGCACCGACCTGCAGCGGCTGCTGCGGCACATGCGCGACCGCGGCGCCGACGCGGTCGCGATGGAGGTCTCCTCGCACGGTCTGGACCTGCACCGGGTCGACGGGACCCGCTTCGCGGTCGCCGCCTGGACCAACCTGACCCAGGACCACCTCGACTGGCACGGCACGATGGAGGCGTACTTCGCCGCCAAGGCCCGGTTGTTCACCTCCGCGTTCGCCGGACGGGGCGTCGTCCACCTCGATGGCCCGTGGGCCCGGCGGCTGCTCGAGGTCAGCGAGATCCCGGTCGTGACGGTCGGGCGCGACGAGGCCGCCGACGTGCGCATCGTCGACGAGGTCGCCGACGTGACCGGCTCGCGGGCCCGCCTGGTCGGGAGGGAGATCGACCTGCCGATCGCCACCCGCCTGCCCGGGCGCTTCAACACGACCAACGCCGCGCTGGCCGTGCTGAGCGCGATCGAGGCCGGCGTGCCCGCTGCGGTGGCGGCCGAGGGCGTCGCTGCCTGTCCGGGCGCCCCGGGTCGGCTCGAGCGGGTCGAGGCCGGGCAGCCCTTCACGGTGCTGGTCGACTACGCACACACCGCCGACGCCGTGGAACAGGCCCTGGAAACGGTGCGTGACCTGCTCGAGCCCGACCGTCGGGTCGTGGTCGTGTTGGGTGCCGGCGGCGACCGTGACCGCGCCAAGCGCGCTCCCATGGGCGCAGCCGCCGCGCGCGCCGACGTGGCCGTGCTGACCTCGGACAACCCACGGAGCGAGGACCCCGGGGCGATCCTCGCGGCGGTCGCCGACGGTGCCCGTGCCGCGGTCGCCGCCGGGGCACCAGCCAGCGTGCACACCGAACTCGACCGACGCCGAGCCATCGCGCTCGCGCTCGCGCTCGCGGCGCCCGGTGACGTCGTCGTGATCGCCGGCAAGGGACACGAGACCGGTCAGCAGTTCGCCGATCGGACCCTGCCGTTCGACGACCGGCTCGTCGCCCGCGAGCTGCTGGAGGGAAGCCAGGAATGA